A section of the Lutra lutra chromosome 3, mLutLut1.2, whole genome shotgun sequence genome encodes:
- the TEX26 gene encoding testis-expressed protein 26, with product MAQPGPEAACPSQRGHKIQPRDATWDSYATTMRTAYTPKTGAVPALIRQKSIRRLGYTYSLSDPIPNQTQYNDEYVWKSHSKEDLVKIGTSRGIRRHKCHPSQDVFPWTLPQGQPAASIKSYLPWKIAATEEEVRKAISNQFVTNTRRDFVDKAKAQKINESSPMSLEWKNLLPRPADTEFRRNYQVPAKIPELQDFSFKYGCYSSLPVSSQGLVPAVLHSHLRNQERTKKQTIYQSDYGKSHLDFLTILDSFTPSQVTEYLQGVSYKDRQILDRFLRSHRDFGMGQKDKGNSSNEKN from the exons GGGATGCCACCTGGGATTCCTATGCCACCACCATGAGGACCGCATACACGCCGAAGACCGGAGCCGTGCCTGCTTTAATTCG CCAAAAAAGTATCAGAAGACTAGGATATACATATTCTCTTAGTGACCCTATTCCCAATCAGACACAGTACAATGATGAGTATGTTTGGAAATCACATTCTAAAGAAGATTTGGTCAAAATTGGGACTTCAAGAGGAATCAGAAGACACAAATGTCACCCCAGTCAA GACGTCTTTCCCTGGACACTACCTCAAGGTCAACCAGCAGCATCAATAAAGAGCTATCTCCCTTGGAAAATCGCTGCTACAGAGGAAGAGGTTAGGAAGGCAATATCAAATCAGTTTGTTACCAATACTAGAAGAGATTTTGTGGACAAAGCAAAAG CTCAGAAGATTAATGAAAGTTCTCCGATGTCTCTGGAATGGAAAAATTTACTTCCCCGACCCGCAGACACTGAATTTCGACGGAATTACCAAGTTCCAGCTAAAATTCCTGAGTTGCAGGATTTTAGTTTCAAATATGGATGCTACTCAAGCCTACCAGTTTCTTCTCAGGGTCTAG TTCCTGCTGTGCTGCATAGCCACCTGAGGAATCAAGAACGCACAAAGAAGCAGACTATATACCAAAGCGATTACGGAAAATCCCATCTGGATTTCTTAACGATTTTAGACTCATTTACTCCCTCTCAAGTCACAGAGTACCTTCAGGGTGTTTCTTACAAAG acAGACAAATTCTCGATCGCTTTCTCCGCTCTCACCGTGACTTTGGCATGGGAcagaaagataaaggaaacagttcaaatgaaaaaaattga